CCCGGCCGAAGTCTCTCCGGGGGAGATTTCGAGTCGATCGACTCCCATCTCGCCTACGTTCGGACCCGATACCCCCGGGTCCGCTTCGCCACCGCTTCGGAAGCGGTGCTCGAATTCATCGACTACTACGCTCCCGCTCCCCTCGCCGCCCTCGGCGCGTTCGTCGCGGAGTCGGAGAACCCGCCGGGACTCCTGTATTCCGTTCGCATCCTCGGGAGGGGTATCCCGATCTCCGCGTCGCACCCGGCGCGGGTGTCCGTCGCGGCCCCTTCCGCGCTGCGCACCGAGGAGATCGACTATCTCGAGGTGCGGGACCGCGGAAGGCCGATCGCCCGCACGGCGCCCGAGGCGGACCGGCTGACGCGCGCCGAATTTCCGGCCGAACGGCGCGAGGGCTACGAGCTTTTCGTGGCACTTCGCGGGCTCTCTTCCGGGCCCGCCGCGCCGGAAGGCCATCCGGAAAGCCGATCATCCTTCTCCTTCCCCGGTGAACCGCCGGCGCCCGATCTCTTCCGGTTCGAGTCTCCCCGCCTCGTCCGCTCGGCGCGTGCGACACCCGAAACCCCGTCGCCGGGGGACGCGGAGACCTGGGAGCTGTCCAACGACCTGCTGGCGCTCCTCGCGAACCCGATCGCGGGGAGCGCCGAACCGCACGGCCGGCGCGCCCACCCCTCCAGCGGCGTCCTCCTCGGCGCCGCGAACTTCGCCGCCCGCCGCGCGGCGGGAGCCGCATGGCGTCCCGGCGCCGCCGACCTTCGACACCTGCGGCCGGTCCATCCGACCGCGCCCTGGATCCGCGTTTCCGGCAGGATCGGCGCCGTCGGCCCGCGGGAGTGTCTCTGGGAAGGAAGCATCCGCGAGCCGGGCGCCGAGATCTCGCGCGTTCGAATCCGGCTCGTGCCCTGAAGGGGCCGCGGCCTCAGGGGCGCCGGGCGTAGAGGAGAGAGACCCCCGACGAGCGTCCCTTCGGCTCCCGATCGACGGAGAGCTCGAACCCCCGCCCCCGCAGCATCGTCCGGAACCCCTCGATTTCGGCGGGCGAGTGGACTTCCATCACGATCTGCCGGATCCCGGGCCAGTGGACGTCCTCGATCCCCGCCAGCACCTCTCGCTCCGACCTCTCCGCGTCGATCTTGAGGAGATCGACCGAGCCGATCGCCGAAGCCCGGAGCGCCGACGAGAGCGTCTGGATCGGGCATCGCCGCTCGCTCCGCGAACGAACCTTCGCGCGGACGATCTCCTCCAGGATCCGGGGCGGCAGCCGCTCCGACGCGGCGCCCGCGCCCCGGAGACGGTCCCGGATGCCGTCCCGGATCAACTCCGCGTCCTTCTCGGGGTCCGCGTGGAAGCCGGAGAGCAGGGTGTAGTCCTCGTAATGGACGAGCGTCGCTTCGCCGTCGCGATCCGACAGCCCGGTCGGATGGATCCGCACGCTCGTCCCGAACACCGAAACGTTCGCCGCGAGCCGTTCGCGGAGCTCGGGCACCGGCTCGAAAGCGTCCACGGTCGCGAGCGGCCGCTCCCGCATCACGAAGAGCGTGAAGAGACCGATGTTCGCGCCGACGTCGATCACGTGCGGACGCTCGGGGAGGACGATGCCGTTCCGGAGATAGACCCGGCGCTCGAAGATCTCGTCGTACAGGAAATCGACTTCGTAGCGGTGGCATCCGCGGACGAACGTCCCGTCGGGCAGCGCGAAGAGGTCGGAGACGGGCGAAACGCCCGGATCGGGCGTCACCGCGGGGGCGCCCCCTCCTCCTCGCCGAACACCTCCGCCTCGAACGCATAGATCTTCGCCCCGGCGAGCTTCCACGCATTGTCGGGGAGTCCCGCCTTCTGCGACACCGCCGCGAGGAACTGCTCGCGGGTGAAGCCCCATTCGGTCGCGACCTGCGGGAGGAGGAGACCGCGCCGCGCCCCGAGCTCCAGGATGATCCCGTGGCGGCCCGGCTCCACTTCCTCGGGCGGGATCAGCCGCGGCGGGGTGAGGACCGAAACCTCGACCGAAACGGACGGCCATTCCCCCGGGGTGAGCGGCGGGAACCGCGGATCGCGGAACGCCGCCTCCCGGGCGAAAGCGGAGACCGTCTTCGGGATCCCCTCCTCGGCGGAGAGCGTGCCGATGCAGCCGCGCAGGTCTTGGCCGATCTTCAACGTCACGAAGACGCCGTGGCTCGGATCGTCGGGATGGGGCCGCTCGACGAGCGAGGGAGGAGGCTCGCCTTTGAGCGCCCGGTCGATCGACGTCCGCGCGAGGCGGAGCAGCTCCTGTCCGTAGGCTCGCGCGATCATGCCCGTTCTCCGGCGGCCGCCGCGGCGCCCGCGAGCGTTCCGGGCGCTCCGAAACCCGAGGCGAACGCGAAGATGGCCTCCTCGAGCGCGTCGAGGTGCCCGCCGAAGAAGTGGTCGGCGCCCGCCACGGCGACGAGCCGCACCCGCGAGAAGCGCCGCTCCACGGCGCCGGCGAGGGCCGCGGGGCCGGCGTACTCGTCGCGGTCCCCCGAGATCACGAGCGCGGGCTTCTCGATCCGTTCGACACCTTCGAAGTTCCACCGCGCGAGCGGGACGCCCGCGGCGACGATCGCGGCCACCCGGCGATCGGCCTCCCCGGCGGCGAGCGCGACCGTCGAACCGAACGAGAAGCCCGCCGCGATCGCGGGGAGCCCGGCGCGGC
This DNA window, taken from Thermoanaerobaculia bacterium, encodes the following:
- a CDS encoding FkbM family methyltransferase is translated as MTPDPGVSPVSDLFALPDGTFVRGCHRYEVDFLYDEIFERRVYLRNGIVLPERPHVIDVGANIGLFTLFVMRERPLATVDAFEPVPELRERLAANVSVFGTSVRIHPTGLSDRDGEATLVHYEDYTLLSGFHADPEKDAELIRDGIRDRLRGAGAASERLPPRILEEIVRAKVRSRSERRCPIQTLSSALRASAIGSVDLLKIDAERSEREVLAGIEDVHWPGIRQIVMEVHSPAEIEGFRTMLRGRGFELSVDREPKGRSSGVSLLYARRP
- the amrA gene encoding AmmeMemoRadiSam system protein A encodes the protein MIARAYGQELLRLARTSIDRALKGEPPPSLVERPHPDDPSHGVFVTLKIGQDLRGCIGTLSAEEGIPKTVSAFAREAAFRDPRFPPLTPGEWPSVSVEVSVLTPPRLIPPEEVEPGRHGIILELGARRGLLLPQVATEWGFTREQFLAAVSQKAGLPDNAWKLAGAKIYAFEAEVFGEEEGAPPR
- a CDS encoding alpha/beta fold hydrolase yields the protein MAAATVHPTTIEGPAGALEALWKEPEGDRRGAAVVAHAHPLHGGTMHFKVVFRIARALSRAGFGVMRFNFRGVGASQGRYDFGRGERDDFLAALDEAERRAGLPAIAAGFSFGSTVALAAGEADRRVAAIVAAGVPLARWNFEGVERIEKPALVISGDRDEYAGPAALAGAVERRFSRVRLVAVAGADHFFGGHLDALEEAIFAFASGFGAPGTLAGAAAAAGERA